Proteins encoded within one genomic window of Hevea brasiliensis isolate MT/VB/25A 57/8 chromosome 8, ASM3005281v1, whole genome shotgun sequence:
- the LOC110661419 gene encoding uncharacterized protein LOC110661419 encodes MLKEKWHGQFPFKNLKHLRKLVVDDCAFFSNAVSSNLLKYLFLSNQPVISYPKSKNELVVERCDSVEELFDLEGLNADEGDVGLLKYLNELRLIDLPRLRHVWNDDPQGILSFKNLKLLQVQNCSSLTNIFTLSMASGLVNLQHMELKRCCLVEHIITKEAEEEIAKDKIMFPSMKSISIECLPNLSSFYSARDFLKCPSLKRIDVVGCPNMELLASKFGEEQDLSMIAEGNEAGIHNGDFVFSIAASSGGKVAIPSLEELRVEYNTMKDMWSQADFLSGLKGIELTCFSNDSTLLPSYFFQSLPDLEKLVLSDASFEEIIFHEEIISKETRAGLVKLKELKLSKLPRLKHLMDAKLLTVFQYLETLEVLECGRLEILVPSSVSLQNLKTLEVSNCHGLVNLISSSTARSLERLRKMKIEECGLIQEIIVTEADKDEEEKICFGQLKCLELQNLPSLSSFCSGNSTFSFPSLEEVIIIECPNMKIFAQEVLSAPKLWRVQTGEPKYKWEWEWEWEWEWDWEVKYQNFSKKKYLCEWEWEGSLNNTIQSLFVEMKAKETGIGQCSYAKA; translated from the exons ATGCTGAAAGAAAAATGGCATGGCCAATTTCCATTCAAGAACTTGAAGCACTTACGAAAGTTAGTGGTGGACGATTGTGCTTTTTTCTCAAATGCCGTATCCTCAAATCTACTAAAGTACTTGTTCTTGTCAAATCAGCCGGTTATTTCCTATCCAAAAAGCAAAAATGAGCTGGTTGTAGAAAGATGCGATTCTGTAGAAGAGCTGTTTGATTTGGAAGGGCTAAATGCTGACGAAGGTGATGTTGGGTTATTGAAGTATTTAAATGAATTGAGGTTAATTGATTTGCCTAGATTGAGGCATGTGTGGAACGATGATCCTCAAGGAATTTTGAGCTTTAAAAACCTAAAGTTGTTGCAAGTTCAGAATTGTAGCAGCTTGACTAATATATTTACTCTGTCCATGGCTTCGGGTCTTGTAAATCTCCAACATATGGAATTAAAAAGATGTTGTTTGGTGGAACATATCATCACAAAAGAAGCAGAAGAGGAAATAGCGAAAGATAAGATCATGTTTCCATCAATGAAGTCCATAAGTATCGAGTGTTTGCCTAACTTGTCAAGTTTTTATTCTGCAAGGGATTTTCTGAAATGCCCATCCCTGAAAAGAATTGATGTGGTTGGCTGTCCAAACATGGAATTATTAGCTTCAAAATTTGGTGAGGAACAAGATCTAAGCATGATTGCTGAGGGAAATGAAGCAGGAATTCACAATGGGGACTTTGTTTTTTCCATTGCAGCCTCTTCTGGCGGGAAG GTTGCGATCCCAAGTTTAGAAGAGTTGAGAGTGGAATATAACACCATGAAGGATATGTGGTCTCAAGCTGATTTCTTGTCTGGACTGAAAGGCATTGAGCTAACCTGTTTTTCCAATGACTCTACACTTTTgccatcttatttctttcaaagttTACCCGATCTGGAGAAGCTTGTTCTGAGTGATGCTTCTTTCGAAgaaatcatttttcatgaagagattaTTAGCAAGGAAACACGTGCTGGACTTGTAAAATTGAAAGAACTAAAGCTGTCTAAGCTGCCAAGGCTCAAGCATCTGATGGACGCTAAACTACTCACAGTTTTTCAATATCTGGAGACTTTAGAAGTACTGGAATGTGGCAGACTGGAAATTTTAGTGCCATCCTCAGTTTCTTTACAAAATCTCAAAACACTGGaggtatcaaattgccatggtctaGTAAATCTAATATCTTCCTCAACAGCGAGAAGTCTTGAACGACTTAGAAAAATGAAGATAGAGGAATGTGGACTGATCCAAGAAATTATAGTGACTGAAGCAGATAAAGATGAAGAAGAGAAGATTTGCttcggtcaactaaaatgtttggAACTTCAAAATCTACCAAGCCTCTCTAGCTTCTGCTCTGGTAATTCTACCTTCAGTTTCCCATCTTTGGAAGAAGTGATCATTATAGAATGCCCCAATATGAAGATTTTTGCGCAAGAAGTCTTGAGCGCGCCAAAGCTATGGAGAGTTCAAACAGGAGAACCTAAATATAAATGGGAATGGGAATGGGAATGGGAATGGGAATGGGATTGGGAAGTGAAATACCAAAActtctcaaaaaaaaaatatttatgcgAATGGGAATGGGAAGGCAGCCTTAATAACACCATTCAATCATTATTTGTGGAAATG AAAGCTAAAGAGACGGGGATAGGCCAGTGTTCGTATGCAAAAGCTTGA